A window from Vulpes vulpes isolate BD-2025 chromosome 9, VulVul3, whole genome shotgun sequence encodes these proteins:
- the LOC112925543 gene encoding uncharacterized protein isoform X1, producing the protein MATEQLRMESQESVTFADVAVDFTQEEWTLLDRSQRQLFRDVMLENISHLVSIGKQLYKSDTISHLEPGVKLSKEGISLLQCQSLDKEDGPKKQEMIFMQHICKKDTALISAMQRSHTQEDPFECNDLGENFTEILTWTQYVVPKIGKNPFISKECGKDSSYLTSFNIHKQSHTVSKSYECHQREKGFIQSSALRQPSNTQNGEKTFECHECGKAFGKSSNLRRHEMIHTGVKPHGCHLCGKAFTHCSDLRKHERIHTGEKSYGCHLCGKAFSKSYNLRRHERIHTRKKMHECHLCGKAYTQCSDLNKHERTHFGEKPYECNLCGKTFSKTSYLRQHERTHNGEKPYECHLCGKAFTHCSHLRKHERTHTGEKPYECHLCGKAFTESSVLRRHERTHTGEKPYECPLCWKAFTDSSVLKRHERTHTGEKPYECHLCGKAFNHSSVLRRHERTHTGEKPYECNVCGKAFNRSYNFRLHKRIHTGEKPYKCYICGKAFSKYFNLRQHEKTHIKVINVENSPPIASNYKHS; encoded by the exons ATGGCAACGGAGCAACTAAGAATGGAATCACAA GAATCCGTGACCTTTGCAGATGTAGCTGTAGACTTCACTCAAGAAGAGTGGACCCTGCTAGACAGGTCCCAGAGACAACTCTTCAGAGATGTGATGCTGGAGAATATCAGTCACCTGGTCTCAATTG GCAAACAGCTCTACAAATCAGATACAATTTCCCACTTGGAACCAGGAGTGAAACTTTCAAAAGAAGGGATAAGTTTGCTGCAATGCCAGAGTCTAG ATAAAGAAGATGGTcctaaaaaacaagaaatgataTTCATGCAGCATATCTGCAAGAAGGACACAGCATTAATCAGTGCAATG CAGAGATCGCACACTCAAGAGGATCCTTTTGAATGCAATGATCTGGGagaaaattttactgaaataCTAACATGGACTCAATATGTGGTACCTAAAATAGGAAAGAATCCCTTTATCAGCAAAGAATGTGGAAAAGACAGCAGTTATTTGACATCTTTTAATATACATAAGCAGAGTCACACTGTAAGTAAATCATATGAATGTCATCAACGTGAGAAAGGCTTTATTCAAAGCTCTGCCCTTAGGCAACCCAGTAATACTCAAAATGGGGAGAAAACATTTGAATGtcatgaatgtgggaaagcctttggAAAAAGTTCTAACCTTAGACGACATGAGATGATTCACACTGGAGTGAAACCACATGGTTGTCATctatgtgggaaagccttcactCATTGTTCCGACCTTAGAAAACATGAGAGAATACACActggagaaaaatcatatggaTGTCATCTATGCGGGAAAGCCTTCAGTAAAAGTTATAACCTTAGGCGCCACGAGAGGATTCACACTAGGAAAAAGATGCATGAATGTCATCTATGTGGGAAAGCCTACACTCAATGTTCTGACCTTAACAAACATGAAAGAACTCACTTtggagagaaaccatatgaatGCAATCTATGTGGGAAGACATTCAGTAAAACTTCTTACCTTAGACAACATGAGCGAACTCATAATGGAGAGAAACCATATGAGTGTCATCTCTGTGGGAAGGCATTCACTCACTGTTCTCACCTTAGAAAACATGAGAGaactcacactggagagaaaccatacGAATGTCATCTGTGTGGGAAAGCTTTCACTGAATCTTCTGTACTTAGACGACACGAGAGAACCCACACCGGAGAGAAACCGTATGAATGTCCTCTGTGTTGGAAAGCCTTTACTGATTCTTCTGTCCTTAAACGACATGAAAGaactcacactggagagaaaccttatgaatgccACCTATGTGGGAAAGCTTTCAATCACTCTTCTGTCCTTAGGCGACATGAGAGAACTCACACTGGTGAGAAACCATATGAATGCAATgtatgtgggaaagccttcaacAGAAGCTATAACTTTAGATTGCATAAGAGaatccacactggagagaaaccatataaatgttatatatgtgggaaagccttcagtaaatattttaacctTAGACAACATGAGAAAACACATATAAAGGTAATAAATGTGGAAAACTCACCACCTATAGCTTCAAACTATAAACACTCTTGA
- the LOC112925543 gene encoding uncharacterized protein isoform X2: MATEQLRMESQESVTFADVAVDFTQEEWTLLDRSQRQLFRDVMLENISHLVSIGKQLYKSDTISHLEPGVKLSKEGISLLQCQSLDKEDGPKKQEMIFMQHICKKDTALISAMRSHTQEDPFECNDLGENFTEILTWTQYVVPKIGKNPFISKECGKDSSYLTSFNIHKQSHTVSKSYECHQREKGFIQSSALRQPSNTQNGEKTFECHECGKAFGKSSNLRRHEMIHTGVKPHGCHLCGKAFTHCSDLRKHERIHTGEKSYGCHLCGKAFSKSYNLRRHERIHTRKKMHECHLCGKAYTQCSDLNKHERTHFGEKPYECNLCGKTFSKTSYLRQHERTHNGEKPYECHLCGKAFTHCSHLRKHERTHTGEKPYECHLCGKAFTESSVLRRHERTHTGEKPYECPLCWKAFTDSSVLKRHERTHTGEKPYECHLCGKAFNHSSVLRRHERTHTGEKPYECNVCGKAFNRSYNFRLHKRIHTGEKPYKCYICGKAFSKYFNLRQHEKTHIKVINVENSPPIASNYKHS; this comes from the exons ATGGCAACGGAGCAACTAAGAATGGAATCACAA GAATCCGTGACCTTTGCAGATGTAGCTGTAGACTTCACTCAAGAAGAGTGGACCCTGCTAGACAGGTCCCAGAGACAACTCTTCAGAGATGTGATGCTGGAGAATATCAGTCACCTGGTCTCAATTG GCAAACAGCTCTACAAATCAGATACAATTTCCCACTTGGAACCAGGAGTGAAACTTTCAAAAGAAGGGATAAGTTTGCTGCAATGCCAGAGTCTAG ATAAAGAAGATGGTcctaaaaaacaagaaatgataTTCATGCAGCATATCTGCAAGAAGGACACAGCATTAATCAGTGCAATG AGATCGCACACTCAAGAGGATCCTTTTGAATGCAATGATCTGGGagaaaattttactgaaataCTAACATGGACTCAATATGTGGTACCTAAAATAGGAAAGAATCCCTTTATCAGCAAAGAATGTGGAAAAGACAGCAGTTATTTGACATCTTTTAATATACATAAGCAGAGTCACACTGTAAGTAAATCATATGAATGTCATCAACGTGAGAAAGGCTTTATTCAAAGCTCTGCCCTTAGGCAACCCAGTAATACTCAAAATGGGGAGAAAACATTTGAATGtcatgaatgtgggaaagcctttggAAAAAGTTCTAACCTTAGACGACATGAGATGATTCACACTGGAGTGAAACCACATGGTTGTCATctatgtgggaaagccttcactCATTGTTCCGACCTTAGAAAACATGAGAGAATACACActggagaaaaatcatatggaTGTCATCTATGCGGGAAAGCCTTCAGTAAAAGTTATAACCTTAGGCGCCACGAGAGGATTCACACTAGGAAAAAGATGCATGAATGTCATCTATGTGGGAAAGCCTACACTCAATGTTCTGACCTTAACAAACATGAAAGAACTCACTTtggagagaaaccatatgaatGCAATCTATGTGGGAAGACATTCAGTAAAACTTCTTACCTTAGACAACATGAGCGAACTCATAATGGAGAGAAACCATATGAGTGTCATCTCTGTGGGAAGGCATTCACTCACTGTTCTCACCTTAGAAAACATGAGAGaactcacactggagagaaaccatacGAATGTCATCTGTGTGGGAAAGCTTTCACTGAATCTTCTGTACTTAGACGACACGAGAGAACCCACACCGGAGAGAAACCGTATGAATGTCCTCTGTGTTGGAAAGCCTTTACTGATTCTTCTGTCCTTAAACGACATGAAAGaactcacactggagagaaaccttatgaatgccACCTATGTGGGAAAGCTTTCAATCACTCTTCTGTCCTTAGGCGACATGAGAGAACTCACACTGGTGAGAAACCATATGAATGCAATgtatgtgggaaagccttcaacAGAAGCTATAACTTTAGATTGCATAAGAGaatccacactggagagaaaccatataaatgttatatatgtgggaaagccttcagtaaatattttaacctTAGACAACATGAGAAAACACATATAAAGGTAATAAATGTGGAAAACTCACCACCTATAGCTTCAAACTATAAACACTCTTGA